Below is a genomic region from Argiope bruennichi chromosome 3, qqArgBrue1.1, whole genome shotgun sequence.
ttctttatttttttatttcaaatatcatttcttatttttacattcaagCAAATATAGAATTTCCTAATTAGAATCTGCAATTTCATTAATggatcttcaatttttattatgtaatattaaccTTGCAAAGTGCCTTCGATTTCTTGCTATGCATTATGCACTTCAAAATTAATgtcattttgaaagaataaagtaCTGATATTTTGAGTTTTGTGTATGTTCACAAAGATATTTATATGTCATTGGCTAATAGTGAATAGATTTGAAatggattaaagaaaaaaaattgttatgagaATTAGTTAATGTTTTgttgtattaatttataacttGTTATATAGTTATACtttataatgcaattttcatCTACTTGTATAATTATGAATCGAGTTTACCTGCCTtattatatttctgttaatttggTTTCATAAAGAGTGATGAGTAGACATTATATGTATTTTTCGTGTATTAAGGCtagattaaaatttgtttcttcttataaaagaaattaattttttttaattctaaaactttttaactGCAATACAATGTAGTATAATATTccaaattgcatataaattttattcttaagaatacttaacataactggaaaaaaaaaaaaaaaaaaggttgtaaATCTTCAAATTCAAAGACTTCAAATTTCACTAAATTACTTGCAGAACATAGTTTCCAAGATAGGGAAAGActgtgaaaaaataaagttaaaaaaaaaaaaattcttgattccaCAAATTCGTGTATAATGCACATGGATTTTTAGaaggaatttcatttttgttcctTTCATCCAGTTGAGttaagtaaattgaatttttattcttgaaatttctacttttgaaatgaataagtTTCTATTGTGAAAATAGAACCACATGGagcttttaataattcttaaaaaaagtattgaaatttgaaaatattcgagAACAGcgaaatatacatataatttgcTCATTTAATTTGTCTCAAAATGACAGGTATGCAGCATCCACACTTTCTAAATATGAATCATAAGTTGTATTCATATCTTCATGTATATTAGCTGAAACCAGTTTTAATATGCAAGTCCTTTTCAATGCAAAACAGCCTTTCGTAGAAATAGGGAACTGACATGTACCTGTAGGCAAGTGACTTTTGCGAATTTATTAAGATAGGTTACATCGTCTTTAGCAgcgaaataaggaagttacaaaaaataataaacataaaaaaggtGATCGGccaaaaaggaaaatgaatactATATCACAAGAAAAAGTTTCAGGGAGTTATCTGTAAAAAGGGCGAAGATACTTGCGATTCAATTTATGAAGTTTCCGTGACTTGAAAAAGAGTTCCGCTTAAAATATTCTACTTAGTTATTACTTTAGTTTACTGTCTTTGTTGCTTAAATTTCCGGagattatattttccatttttaggACGAACCTTTTTACAAGTCagggaaattttataattttgatcgCAAATACCTTTGCCAATTTTACAAAGCTGCATGTAAATTTTTTACTGTGGTAAAGTGTACATTTTTCACATTGAACTTTTTggtcaatctttttttttttttttttttttttttttgttattgtaatgaATGGGTATGCGTTAGACTTCTAGAACTGCGCGAAAGAATGGAATGCATTTCTCTGGCGGGAACAGCAACATTCAATATGCAGAAGCAGCGCAGTGGCGTTTAGTCTACCAtatttgagtttattgaatggtttattatttgagaaactgtcaGCTTACTCAaagtagattagaaattttttaaaaacaataagtactccaaattagtatttaatatagggcggataaaaaaaaaatcaattctgatTTTGCTAAACGGTTCAAAAAGTTCCGCAAAATCCATTGGTTGCATACTGCTCGCTTTATAAGAAGCTAATAAGCCTAAGTATTATGGGAAAACAGGCATTTACTAGTCATGCTAGTAAAGGACAACATACAAGACGGTTTGTCAGTTGAAAAGAATTACCATTGGTGTTGGAATTGGTATCTAAAAGGAAAACAGATAACGATGACTCGTCAAAtttaatgtctaaaaataaaccgatttcgaactttttatttcaggaataataattgaaagctgaatttttatgagaattaaaaCCTTTTATCTCACATTCATCCTTCAATTTGTTcaatgatatatcggaaatattttcacacatgttcactgaaagtgaagTAGCTAAGAAATGTACGTTAGGTCATACAAAAATGTACTGTATTTGTTACGGATTAACTCCATGAAACTGATGACTAAAAAGTCTGCAGAAATTGATGTCCAAATACATGAAttgtcaaaaatgaataaataaaaaagtaatcttgTTTTGTAACGCTTTTTGTtgagtaatcattaaatgatttgtatcatgataaaattgttttgtattttatttcaccaagtccttaattttgtgtgactcgCAGTTCAAGAGCATGAGAAGTACTATATCCCcccctttaatatataaattttgttttgctaaattctagataataaataaagagaaatttggaACGGGGGTTGTAggtaaatataaaccttcttttaatatgctattatttcgcATAATGTAAAATGCTTGCTTTCACTCCTTAAAACTGTATTGCATTATAATTACAACACGAATGCTATTCGCACATTTACTCTTATCTTTAATATAcatagagagatttttttttcttcaaattttagtgGCAACTCTGTTGAATAGTCTTGAATTGACTCTCTTATGAACTTAACTATCCGAATAAAGATCTAGAGATCAGTaatgttaatttcttaaaaaatttccttttcttacaTTGTAAAGCAACTACTTTTATTTTCAGAGGGAATATGAATGAAACACGGCTGTACTTTTTCAATCAAAGCTCTTGAATTTGTGTATTAATATtatagatgttttattttaaattaattaattttatattgctcgatattttgttaaatctttttaatgtatCAAACATTTCCTGAGTAAGGCTAGCAAAATTGTATCAAAAACTTTCGGTGCATTGAAGCCAAATTGTTTGAGTTAATGGTATCAAAGTTGACTCAAATATACTTTGAGGATGGGGACGTGCATCTCAAAGCAGTTGTTCggcatttaattagttttaattcatcaaaaatgaagcaataattcGGTGATTTTTGAAACGTAAAAATATGACGAGTTTGGTATGTATAGCGAAAATGACTGTTATCCCCTATTTCTAAATGTAGACAATAAGTAAATTCCTCAACATACACAAACAAAAAGGAAGTTTCGATCCATTTACAGTTGCAAGACAGTATCACTGTTGCAATTCAATCTATATTTCGATGGTTTTAGGGAtcacatctgaaaatattttctcacactAAGATAACTGCTAactatgtcattttaaaattccaagaaaatttgAACCAACTTAAAACTCAAACACTCaacttttcaatgatatatttaataagtgCAACTATTCTACTCaattacaaaaacaattaaaaatatttgtaaataaataaatgtacaacAGTTGTTTCATCTGTTGATATTTATTTCCTTGCTTCGCCAAATCAATTGTTTTTCTTCTGTTCAGGGAGTTTTTAAAGCGAGAGTTTTATATTCTTCTCAAGCAACGAAAAGGTAGCAAGGGATTTTATAGCCTTACTACCATTAGAATCTTTTTATCGCTTAAGTATAAAGTAACGTTTCTTACACGATTAGTTTTTTTCATATCAGGTAATAtgtacatggattttttttttgtttttgttttgttttggagattttcatattttgtaaggctacaaatatttttatctgagcATTTCATAggcaattatatataatttatatatacctgataaataagatattcttgaaaaattttaatgatatgacAAATTTGCCAATAGAAATGCATGAATTGAATGCCAggttataaatgttaaataaagacaTATTTATAAGCCGAAGTTTATAGATTCCTTTTGATACAAAGTACATAAGATAgctatgcttttaatttttaaaatggttatgTAAAGAAGTGAAGAATGTTAAAATCcaattcaagaatatatatatttttaaaatttacacatttaaaaaaaaaatgttaaggtaTAATTAATCCTTTAACTACTTCTAATATTAATCAAACTAGAGCCAGAAGTTAGCAATAAGCTGGTTATTGATTTacagttctttatattttaatactgagTCATAGATTAACTAGAGTAAGCTTTCCCAAGAGCCTCTGAAATGCgctattaaagaaaataacttcaaatattcagAGACTTGCTTATCGAactaaatttaagaaagaaatacaaCATTCGGTGCCCCAATgattaaaaaggcaaaaaataagaataatggttaaaatttttatttactggtaTTAGATCATAACTggactttaactttttttttttgatttaaaaatattattactttaaaatgaagtGAAGACAGCGAATCatttcaccgtatttataaaataagctaAGAATTCGGTGCTAAGctttagtaaatgaaaatttttagcatttttatgaaatgtaagaTCTGTTCTGGAGTTTGATGAAATGATGCTACTGTAGAGCAATTACTTGATTCGCCGTCAAATACTGTGtgcattaatgaaataattattgactTTAAGAACTTCTCGAACCGTATCAAtttgtaataaagagtttatctctccaaaaaattcatttccaacAGCAACTTTAATGTaattgggggaaaaaatcaaGGTTTCATTCTTCGTTGTTCTGATTcgagttaaaaatgaaataaatctcaaaatgtagtaaaacttcagccttaaaaagttgcaaaaattaaTAGTTCATTACTCTAGGAATACTTTTTGCCATTAGGTTAAAACAACACAAtgctattaatttttagttttgtcatatttttaattaattaagtttattctTGATTCTCACTGAGTATagtttataacaattataaataatctattaggcattttaaaacagattttttttttctatgccgATTGATAAAAGTGCTTGTGAACAGCATTATGATCATTTACATGAAATTGCACGCTACGTCCAGTTTATCAAATACTGCACGATTCACTCATGTTGCGAAATATATATGTGCCTTTTTCTGGTTaacgaaaatgtatttttaaaaagttcatgaCTTGCTAATGTAGGTcatatccattaaaatttaaatcacatgtgttttaaatattcaatttgagtatataaattcaaaatacaacggaagatatttttattcaagattaCGTTACGGcagttaatgaaataataaaaggtGTTACTTATTTTAGTTTGCTTTCATTAAATTGTCTAAGAATTCGGAAAAGTTCTAATtggacacatttttaaaaattcatttcctagatgctattataatttgtttagatgtttcgaaattttttttctacgttAAAATATGAATCAGTAATTCGAAGTAATCATAACTCATTTTCTAAGTCAAAGGAATGCCCCAAATGGGACGAGAGAAATTAGAATAGAAGACATAAAAATATGAGGGATGAGAATTGTGTACAGTCTCATCCCTCATATCCATCCATTTCTTTTAGATTCTTTAAATGAGtaaacaaaaatgcataattacaattaataaatgcttcattttttttttctatttcaaagatgtaaaaaaaaaaagtaaaaggcattttttttttcgtgattttttttaaaccccAAAAAGGTAAcaactggaatatttttttaaatcttgttctAAACAAAAGCTATCGAAATTCCCATTGCGTCATTTCTTCGAAGATTATTTCAGTAAATGTTGCTAGTTCCTTATCTTGGTGTAATCTTTATGTATTTCTCGAATTCTTGGCATTTTCGAGAAATAGCAATCTTGTTGACTAACGATAAAATCATTCCGAAAGGTTTTTGAACTTCGATCGTTTCAATCAGCGCGAATCAACTCAGGGAATCAAATCGATACGTCAGACGGAAATTTGCAGAGCGTCGCTTTATCTTGTTCGGTCTGGCCGCAATCTACGTTTCAGTGTGTGTGTGAATTGTCGATTTCAATCaatatggaaggaaaaaaaaacaaacaaaaaaaactgagaaacgtaccttatatatatatggaaatttgATGTCCtatttataataaggaatttACATACTTACACAGTTAAacgtttttcataataatttttataattacagaatttgaatagtacttttcattatttttaagaattttatagtatctattttttaaaaaaacgagtgTTTTATCATCagctaaattttatctaaaaccTGTAATGCTGAATATTTTTCACTCTTAGAACTACTGTTTGAGGACTAAGATGAGTCTGGAATCCAGCGATTCTCTGCTTGTGTTTAGTACAAAGTTGGCAAAGTCGTAAAATAAAGAGCCATTTTCAAACTTTCTATCATTCTTAAGGCCTTTTATAGTCCCGAATTCGAAATAGAACAGTTGTTGGTTTATGCATTTCCTGATCCTATGCAGTGCACATTATGAggcttatttttatagtaaatcagtttcatttaagttcacatttcagcatattttcaaCTCAATCAATATGTCAATGATTTTATTGTTCCTTTTTTGGTAACTTTGtggaaatatatgtttatatatatgtgtgtgtgtgtgtgtgtgtgtgtgtgtgtgtgtgtgtgtgtgtgtgtgtgtgtgtgtgtgtgtgtgtgtgtgtgtgtgtgtgtgtgtgtgtgtgtatgatggtattttaaaatctaaattgaatGTGAATTAATTTccgaatatttttatcttaatctagAGCATATTAACagcattataaaatgttttcttatctcctgatttacatttttttttttatttcatgaatttgacACGTGCTCTAGAAAACTGTAAATTCAGCGGGTTTCCACGGTCttagcgaagggataaaaatccttaatgctacaacattcttttaaagattcccTTTTCTAAGTCGaaatgtgtcaaagaaatctctatcaaaatctcatagtaaaatcactaaaaGGAAAAAATCTGTCTGTTTTGCTCTTGCaccgcgatgtagactgacgtatccTCTTACCTCTTCTTATCTGTATAAATGATACCTCTcgggaagaaataaaaaaaagtttgaaatttcaaacgtttctttttcttgaccacgcatctgctaaaatatgtttccaCACACAcaaacgcatatatatatatatatatatatatatatatatatatatatatatatatatatatatatatatatatatatatatatatatatacacaaaagtattagaatcaagttaataggaaaaacaaaaaatcaaattaaaattaaaccaaaaaaattataaaaaatataaaaaaagaatccggcctgaagactttttcaagggtcaccctcaggcagggattcaaagaaagggatttttttctgtgaggaaaaacagacattagtctaataatgattcctcgtgacccgaaaatcccctgaaattacaCTTAAGAgacataccattttaacagaaaggatatacaaaacaacaaattagaagaaaatgaccactacaaagtaaaaatacaataacaaaaataacaataaaaacaaaaaatagcactaaaattaaaaacgaaaaggccagaacataccattaacagtcaaggaaattttaagctatcgattgtgattcccgctttttaaaaactaacggtaaattatgtaaacagatgtaggctcccagcgccatctattgagtgatccaatctgcaaagaaagttctatttttatttaagccaaaggattaatcccaaaccataccttgtttaattaaaaaatttacattacagtaatttctaggaaattcatttttaattaaatttttaaggaggttgtttgatgcttcaatataggaatttttattattgcaaacccttttgatcctgttaacttgtgagaaaattagatttttgaaaattttagagtttagattggaatggtagttacatagttttgttattttaaagttgaaatcatcccttttatcgtatatacccactattgttttatcattagcaatttcgatttttaaatccagaaaggtagcctcaagtagatttttatttgtatcttttagaattaaatcttttggatagcaattagtaataatattagtattgtcgaagttaatcaaaagtaggtcatcaatatatctccacccgtttattaaattatatctaattatttttttctcatagtaatgtaggaaaatattagctaaagcacttgagaaagctgttcccattggaatgcccttgacttgtttataaaaattaataccattaaaaacgtaattttcagtaatattaaaattacataactcaagccagttatttttaggaatgatattttcatttaaatattcgtcacatataaaagtgcagacctttattaatttttcatgaggtagattagtgtataaattttcgaaataaaaagtattaagtttattaatgttgttatctttaagaaaatccaatacttctttgttactagaaataataaagttgtcttcattttttattttgtccaggataatttttaagtatttaaagaaatgtttacccgtatagtaattataactgccagtgctacaggttacgaatctgaattttaatggatttttatgaaatttgactgttgggaataaataaggatagtaaagagagcaagtcttagttttggttttttttgcgaaagctagcattcttttatctaattcctttttcccggtgttctttaacatataagttgcattagagttatattcattaattaaaagttctttataataatatttacaaattaaacagaaattatttgctgatttatctattactgtaataacaaatttttcttttaaattttttatttcgttttttaatgttttactaaaataaatcccacgttctttagatctgtcaaaatcagtattcatttttattttaatttcctttaaaattctcactttccattccccgaaaccttccgcaggccaatggtattttctagataatttagcaataaaaacatccaaatcattaccaatagaaatcagaattttgctatggtttattttttctcttaatctaaattttgttcctcttcccatcaaatctcttaaagagttggattcaataatttttaaattacctgtaataatatgacctttatcaatatctataaaatctttatatttttctttgttacagtaacaatctgttttatttattttatctaaatttttgctatagtaattataattacaaatttttttttttctttaaagttgaagtgtaactaaacgctattgatacagttgttttatctgcaagaggaaaaaatatattattattatatataattttgggtaattttagatattcaaagtaaatatccaagaatttaattacacagtattctttgtaaacattatttttattattaaaaagtaaatcgttttttccaatgttaagtttacatttaataagatctagaataatacatttagtgtacgaatttttaaactctaattccccgaatttattatttaaaaaccatttaattttattatttctaagaccaaaaatgtatttcctaattttgtgaatgttttcactattgtgttccagattacagtaattttgaaattcctcaaatataatttgaaaattgcctcctttccctttacctcttttaaatcttttagaaaagttatctttatttagaaaatttttaaatatgttaaatttgttataaatgcaattattgtttataattcatagaatttgtgaTTTCTGcaaacttctttatttattcaatctGCCCCTCTCAGCCCACCGGCCTTAGACAGCAACCATCACTAGGACTAAGGAGTGGCTGGCTCAAGGTCCTCTTTCTACCAGAACCTTGCGATTGCTAAATATATTGGAATCAAACGAGCGTCGGTTGGTGAGGGAAAATTTAAAatggagatatttttttatattcgccATTTAATCACGGTTAATAAAAACCCTAGATTTATTCCAAAACAGGcctagaataatttcaaaatgggaaactaaaaaacaaaatcaaaccaAATTATGCATTTTCAAATGAGCTTTTTTAGCcaaatattacagtaaaaaagtCATATAACTGCTGCTCTATAAATACTTCTTTACGGTAATTActtctttcttctttataaaggtaattttaaaGTTTCACCCAGCAAAATGAGGACATTTAGAtcaattttcagtattaaaaacgTAACTCGCAAAATAGTGGTTGACTTTTGATTGCTTACTGTCCACagctttcaattatttcatttcccTATGTTTTGAGCAAAAGCGGACCATAACGCAaaagatgattatttttcatctgatgcTTGATTATCTTTTCACGGAGCTAGCAAGACAATGACGCTCTTTTTTACATCGTTCTCTCGAGAACTACTTACCAAGACCGCTTCCTTTTGCTTTGCATCTAATAGCTGGTGATTTTATACTTTCGAATTCAAACCCTCCATGATGTCCATTTAATCATCCTGTACGTACAGAAAGAAAGAACTCGAAGACATACAAGGGAACGTTTGGCAAGAAGagttataattatgaaaattgagaaaatacATCATCAACGCATTTGCATTAAAGTAAAAAACGAAATCGATGAGTGAATGGTGCTACTGCTGTGATCAAGATCGCCGCTTCTTTTTGACCTAGACATTATGAGTAAACATTATGACATCTGAGCCAATACCTTTGTTCTAAATTACCACACCATGAAAAAGGTGGAGATGTTTGACTTTCCATTGATTTAGTCTCTTATAAATAACAGAACTTCCATTTAATCTAGTTTCGAACCAGAGACTCTCTGGGTTCGAACTCGAAAGTAAATTGTGAAGCCAGCACTGCAAAAGGAAAGATTGAAAGATAATCCATATGAAACATCGTGACGTAAGAGCTTTCGAGTATTCATCGGGAATAATGCGTTATATTTATTTCGTTCTTTTGGTTCTTTCTTTCAACTTCCTTCATTCGAGCTGCAACCGTAATAAAAATATACGAACGTTCTGATCTTTCCTTTCGAAATTTTGATCGTTACGTTCAGTTTGGTTCATCATGAACTCAGAAGCTATAATTCGGAAGAAATGGGTCGTCGTTGGCGATGGATGTTGCGGCAAAACATGCCTACTTAGAGTCTTTTGCAAAGATCAGTTCCCAGATGTGTACATTCCAACAGTTTTCGAAAACTACGTGGCCGGCATTGAAGTAGATGAAAAGATTGTAGAACTGGCTCTCTGGGATACGGCCGGTCAAGAAGGATACGACAGACTTCGACCTCTTTCGTATCGAGATACCAACGTGATCCTGATATGTTTCAGCATTGACTGCCCGGATAGTCTGGAGAATATCTCTGAAAAGTGGAATCCAGAGGTAAAGCATTTTTGTCCCGATGTTCCAGTCATTGTGGTGGGTAACAAGAAA
It encodes:
- the LOC129963215 gene encoding rho-related GTP-binding protein RhoA-B-like; its protein translation is MNSEAIIRKKWVVVGDGCCGKTCLLRVFCKDQFPDVYIPTVFENYVAGIEVDEKIVELALWDTAGQEGYDRLRPLSYRDTNVILICFSIDCPDSLENISEKWNPEVKHFCPDVPVIVVGNKKDVRNRNELSSFLGKQVTFGEGYGMAQKIGAYGYAECSAKTKEGVRDLFEMAARAAMYGRRRRHFCCLF